From the genome of Nitrospinaceae bacterium:
GGTTACGAGGTTGCTCGCGGCCGAGGCGAGAAAGACGCAGGGGCCCACGAGCTCGCCCATCCGGCCGAAGCGGCCCATTGGCGTTCGCCCGCAGATGGCGTCGTTAATGACGGGGTCTTCTTTTAAGGGCTGCGTGAGCGGGGTGTCGATGAAGTTGGGGCAGATGCAGTTGACCTGAATGTTCTCCTTCGCCCAGTCCACCGCGAACGAG
Proteins encoded in this window:
- a CDS encoding SDR family oxidoreductase, which produces SFAVDWAKENIQVNCICPNFIDTPLTQPLKEDPVINDAICGRTPMGRFGRMGELVGPCVFLASAASNLVTGASLMVDGGWYSS